CGCAGCGAAGGAGCCTCATAGGACGCGCAGGTTTCGCCCCAGCCGCCATCAGCCTGCTGGCAGTTGAGCAGCCAATTTGCCGCCCGCTGGATATAGTTCTGGCGCATGTCCTCGCCCAACGTGCGCAGGGCAGGCAGGACCGCGCCGGTCCCATAGATGTGATTGACACCCCAGCGGCCCCACCAGGAGCCATCCGCATGCTGTGTGCGCTTGAGGTAGCGCAGCGCCGCCGCGATCTGAGGGTGTTCTGCGGGCAAACCCAGCGCGCCGAACCATTCGAGGATATGGGCGGTGACATCTTCGCTGGGCGGGTCAATGACTTCTCCAAAGTCGCAGAAGGGAATCTGAGTGATGGCCCGGCGGGTGTTGTCAATATCAAAAGAGGCGAAGCCGCCGTTTTTGCTTTGCATGCTGAGCAGCCATTCTGTACCGCGATCCAGCGCGATGGCTTGCTGCTGCCGCTCCTCTGGCGGGAAGATGATACGGCTCAGGGCCAGCAGCACTTCAGAGGTATCGTCGGTGTCAGGATACCGATCATTCTGGAACTCAAAGGCCCAACCGCCAGGACGCCCAGGCTGCCGCCAGCCTTTCTGTTTGATCTGCCAGTCGCCGCCGCTGAAAATCTGTTCGCCCAGCAGCCAGCTTCCGGCTCGCGTCAGCGCGGGATGGTCAGGCGGCAAGCCGGAATTGAGCAGGGCTATAACGATCAGGCAGGTGTCCCAAACAGGGGACATACATGATTGGGTGCGAAAGGTGCGCTCGTCCTCGATGGCAAAGTCCTCGAAGCCGCGCAAGCCTTTTGCTATTACCGGGTCGGTGATGGGATGGCTCAGGACTGAAAGCGCCAGCAATGAATAGACCCAGGGCGGCTGAATGCCGCCCCAGCTTCCATCGGCCTCCTGATGGGCGATGATCCAGCCCTCGCAGGCGCGTTTGGCGGCGCTGCGCAGTGGTTTCCATCGGCCTTGCTCCAGACGGCGCAGTAATTTATCTGCCTCCAGGAAGAAGCGCC
The nucleotide sequence above comes from Ktedonobacterales bacterium. Encoded proteins:
- the shc gene encoding squalene--hopene cyclase — protein: LLRAQSPEGWWCGELESNVTITAEYLFLTHFLGVANPDRWAKIAAYLLDHQRDDGTWGIYYDAPGDLSTTIEAYAALKLAGISPDTPGMQRACAFILAQGGVPRARIFTKIWLALLGQYDWRGLPVMPPELIFLPSWFPFNIYDFACWARGTIVPMLILLTEHPVRQVPPDCAVDELYCRPEDRLDWTLPNRGRGPTSLLSWRRFFLEADKLLRRLEQGRWKPLRSAAKRACEGWIIAHQEADGSWGGIQPPWVYSLLALSVLSHPITDPVIAKGLRGFEDFAIEDERTFRTQSCMSPVWDTCLIVIALLNSGLPPDHPALTRAGSWLLGEQIFSGGDWQIKQKGWRQPGRPGGWAFEFQNDRYPDTDDTSEVLLALSRIIFPPEERQQQAIALDRGTEWLLSMQSKNGGFASFDIDNTRRAITQIPFCDFGEVIDPPSEDVTAHILEWFGALGLPAEHPQIAAALRYLKRTQHADGSWWGRWGVNHIYGTGAVLPALRTLGEDMRQNYIQRAANWLLNCQQADGGWGETCASYEAPSLRGTGATTASQTAWALLGLLAVQHQPASRREGGSANTLNAEAIERGISYLLERQQTDGTWEEPYFTGTGFPRAFMIKYHLYRIYFPLMALGRYLEQA